Part of the Verrucomicrobiia bacterium genome, TCTCCGACGCGTTCATGGGACATCACGGCGCGGCGTGGTTCCCGTTCGTGGCCACCGTTTTTTTCTTCATCTTGTTCAGCAATCTCATTGGCCTGATTCCTGTTCCCGGTTACTTTCATGCGGGCACGAGCAACCTCAATGTCACCGCTGTCCTGGCGATCATCGTATTCCTTGTCGTCCAGGTTGTGGCTGTCAAACGACACGGTCCCATGTATTACTTGAAGTTGCTATTCCCGCATAGCGCACCAGCTTGGCTGCGTTACACACTTATGCCCTTCATCGAGTTGATTGGCATTTTTGCGAGACCCTTTTCCCTCGCCATTCGTCTTTTCGCCAACATGACCGCTGGCCACCAGATCATTCTCGTCTTGCTCACGGGTGAACTCATCGGCGTTACGTATCTTTTGCAGCACGGGATCCTCATGAAAATCCTCGCCCCGGTACCGTTGGTGGGCGTCATCGTCATGGATGGCTTTGAAATCTTTGTGGCCTTCATACAGGCCTTCATTTTCGCCTTGTTGACCGCATTATACCTGGGCGAAGCACTCGAAGAATCACACTAGCAGAATCAAATACCTGGAGAATACGTAATGGACACGAATACAGTCACGCAAGCAGCGCAACTCATCAGCACCGCCGCGCTGGCCAAGCTGGGCGCTGGTCTGGCGGTCGGCCTGGGCACCCTCGGCTCCGGCGTCGGCATCGGCGTCATCTTCGGCAAAAGCATCGAGTCGGCCGCGCGCCAACCCGAGGCGCTGCCGCTGGTGCAACGCTTGATGTTCACCGGCTTTGCCCTCGTCGAAGCGCAGGCGTTGTACGCCCTGCTCATCACCTTCATCTTGCTCGCCGCGAAGTAGACCGTCCCATGAAGACACTTCATCGCATCATCCGTACGCTCCTCGCCACGCTGCCTTTCGTCGCCCTCACCGGCGCCGTGGCCTGGGCGGAGGAAGCGGCCACCGCGCTGCCCCCCGGCGAAGGCAGCCAGATCCCACCGACCGACTGGGGCCTGCAAATCTGGACACTGGTCACCTTCGTTGTCCTGCTCGTCCTCTTGGCGAAGTTTGCGTTCAAACCCATAGCACAGGCGCTCGACCGCCGCGGTGAGACCATCAAGAAGTCCATCGAGGAAGCCGAGAAACAGCGCGCCGACGCGAAGAAACTGATGGAGGATTACCAGAAGCAGATCGCCGACGCCCGCAACGAGGCCGGCAAGGTAATTGAAGAGGCCCGCCAACTCGGCGAACGCGTTCGCAAGGAAGTCGTCGAGAAAGCCAATGCCGAAGCCTCCGCGGTCGCGCAGCGCGCCCAGGAGGAAATTGTCCGACAGAAGGAAAAAGGCGTCCAGGAGTTGAAGGACACGGTCGCCAGCCTCTCCGTCCAGATCGCCTCGAAGGTCCTCGAAAAGGAAGTCAACGAAGCGACCCATCGCCAGCTCATTGACAACCTGATCAAGGACCTCGGTAAAGTGCAACGTTCCTGAGCAACCGACTGACCCCATGCCGCACGACCCCATCAACACTGGTTACGCCCGCGCCCTCTTCGAAATGGCGCAGGCCGAAGGTGTCGTCACTCGCGTCGAGGAAGAATTGTTCCGTCTTCGGGAGTTGCTCAAGAAGAATCCCGACCTGCTGGAATTCCTCAAAGACCCGAATGTCAAACACGAAGGCAAACGCCAGGCGCTCGCCGCGCTCTTCCAGGGCCGCGTCCATCCGCTCGTGCTCAACACCCTCATCACCCTCAGCGATCAGGATCGCGGCGGTCGCGTCTTGCACATCATTGAAGAATTTGACAGCAGCGCCGATGACGCGCGCCAGAACGTCAGCGGTGAGATCACCACGGCGATCACATTGGATGACGCCACGCTCAAGCGGCTCGCAACCGAGCTGTCCCGCATCACCGGCAAGAGCGTGCAACTT contains:
- the atpB gene encoding F0F1 ATP synthase subunit A, which encodes MGEHHVIVHKVIELFGLNLSITNFVVILWLGGLFTFVFLVGAARAMKEDGTGRFANLVESMLEFVRENVSDAFMGHHGAAWFPFVATVFFFILFSNLIGLIPVPGYFHAGTSNLNVTAVLAIIVFLVVQVVAVKRHGPMYYLKLLFPHSAPAWLRYTLMPFIELIGIFARPFSLAIRLFANMTAGHQIILVLLTGELIGVTYLLQHGILMKILAPVPLVGVIVMDGFEIFVAFIQAFIFALLTALYLGEALEESH
- the atpE gene encoding ATP synthase F0 subunit C is translated as MDTNTVTQAAQLISTAALAKLGAGLAVGLGTLGSGVGIGVIFGKSIESAARQPEALPLVQRLMFTGFALVEAQALYALLITFILLAAK
- the atpF gene encoding F0F1 ATP synthase subunit B, which produces MKTLHRIIRTLLATLPFVALTGAVAWAEEAATALPPGEGSQIPPTDWGLQIWTLVTFVVLLVLLAKFAFKPIAQALDRRGETIKKSIEEAEKQRADAKKLMEDYQKQIADARNEAGKVIEEARQLGERVRKEVVEKANAEASAVAQRAQEEIVRQKEKGVQELKDTVASLSVQIASKVLEKEVNEATHRQLIDNLIKDLGKVQRS
- the atpH gene encoding ATP synthase F1 subunit delta codes for the protein MPHDPINTGYARALFEMAQAEGVVTRVEEELFRLRELLKKNPDLLEFLKDPNVKHEGKRQALAALFQGRVHPLVLNTLITLSDQDRGGRVLHIIEEFDSSADDARQNVSGEITTAITLDDATLKRLATELSRITGKSVQLFQRVDPAILGGAIIKVGEQIIDGSLRRKLDQIKERLAQ